The Rhodamnia argentea isolate NSW1041297 chromosome 10, ASM2092103v1, whole genome shotgun sequence sequence GTTGGAAAGCCTTTGGCAATGTACAACTAGATATCGTAATGAACGGTGCTGTAGCTGGCCTGCTCTTCCCCGTTTCCAAGGACCGCATCCCGATTGTGCATTGTGACAGATATGATATGACTTTGTACTGTTAATTAAGTCGAGATGGAACCAATTCAATCTTTAGAGAAGCTGAAGTCAGCCGGGAGTATTATAGGATGCTTTTTGAATCTTAAAATTCGGCAATACATACGAGTCGACAAGTGGCCAAAACGACTATAACTTAATAGGATATTCACAAGGCAGTTGACGAATCATACATCAATTTCACTCGAAATCTGTATACAACTTCAACGTGTGAAGAGACCATGACTGTAAAATAACCGAAACAGATGATGTGCACTGAGTTCCCATCTTTTTCAGGCACCTCAAAAGTCTCAAACTATTACATCTGTACAAATTGAGATAACGAGTAGGGATTTACATATATTGTACAATATGCACACAGTGTGGACCTTTGGTTGTACAAGTCATATCGTTACTCTACTACATATGTGAAGGAGTACTTCAACCCTTCGGAATCTTTTGCCTTGTTTCCTTGAAGTCATGAAGGACCTTTTCCCGTTCTGAAGGAGTTGCCGATACCAGCCACTTGCTGAACTCGATCTCGTTCATACCCTTAAACTGTGCAAGAAGCTTAAATTGATCTTTTTTCCAATTCCTGGTTGTAGATGCCTCCGTTTCAACACCATCGTGACTAGGTTTTCTTTTACTCTTAAGATGAACTGAGAGCTGCTTATCATTCTGGGTCATGTTCACTTCTGGATTTATTTGAATTCCCGGACCAAAGTTTACAATCTCCTCATTTCGGTGAGCATATACAACACCTGCCCATCACAACATCCATTAATCCAAAAAGACCAATCAGTCTGCTAAACTCTAATGCTGATTCCCTTTGCACACTTAACAGGAAAAAAATGCACGCTATTTACAAAGGTACACGTTCGAAGGATATTGcatgtgaaaattttgaaaatggactCCACGAGTGGGACTATAGCTTTTAATTCTAGAAGCCAATTTGCAAAATACGATACCTCTTCCATCTATGACTTTCCAAGTGGGATTTTGGCTCAGACATGGATGAGATAATTCAGCACACCAATTGACTATTGAAAAATATCATAAGTCAGACGGCCAAACTTCACAACCTATTCAAAGGATTAGATCTTCTGTCACTTTACGCAAACTTCCTACTTCCATTGTTCCCTTCTTCGTTCTCACATTAATCATCTATTAAAGGACGAGCACTAAGAAGTCACAACTCAAGGAAAGAACAAAAGTTAATCAgccaaaaaattcattaagaAGTTTCGTTTTAGgggttttttccaaaaaattgaagataaCGTAGGGTCCATACTTAGGACACGTGAAGGTTTGACAATATTTGTCAAACTGGAGGGCTGTTTAGAATTATTCACCCTAAGTCCATCTGTCCACTTAGGAAATGTCAAGGGTTGACAACATTTGCCAATCCAAGAGGTCTGTATACAATTATACGCACTAAGTTAGTCTTGTATAAAAACGCCCATAATGTAGCTCTTCATCTTGTATAGGCATTGCCCGACACCAAAAAAGATCTTATATAGGCCACAAACGAGTGCATTTTCATATGTCCAGTAAGTCAACTTCTCCTGACAATGCCATTGTACAATGAGAAATACAATGAAGAGAAACGTGTTCTTTTTTCAGATAAAACAAAGATAATAATTTACACCAGACGTCAGTAGAAAAGAACTGCTAATTATAATCGACAAGAAGCAAATCCATGAAAGATTTGACGACTCAATTATTGAGACATGCAAAGTCAGCTTACCCAAGTCTTCAAGTGTTGGCTTACTGGTCATAGGTTTTTGTCGATCATAAGGCTTTCTATTCTTAGAGATCATTGTTGTGCTGACTTCCTCTTGAGGAACATCACTATTAGCCCATTCTGGTGACTTCTGTTTTGCATCAAGGTGTGTTTCGCTTTCCAATGATTGTCCCCCATGTAGTTCAATAATCTCACTAGTGAAAAGTTTGTCAGACAGATCATGAAACAAATTGCAGATTCCGAATAGCTCACCCCGAAACTCCTTGCAGTCCTGAAAACCAAGGGCAAAACAGCATCAAAAGCCAGTACATAACCTATAAATACTTcggaaaaatcaaaacaagcagATTTACTCTACCTGAACTCCTTCAAAGtatctcttttccatttttccagAAACAGCAATGTTGGACAACTGCTGCTTGTAAACTTGCCGAGAATAAACGAGCTCTTCAAGAGAGCCAGCTGCGAGAAGACGGAAGACCAGAACATGCCGCTTCTGCCCAAAGCGGAAGGACCTGTCCTGGGCCTGTAAATCATGGGCAGGATTCCAGTTTGGATCAAATATTACCACACGGTTCGCACTGACAAGATTCAGCCCAAGCCCACCAGCTCGTGTTGATATAAGGAAAACCTGAAATAGTAAGAGCACATCAGCAGTTGTAGTGCTGTAATCCTATAACATGATTTTCAGCGCAAAACTTGACCTGTTTGCTCGGACTAGAATTAAAGTCATCAACAAGAGTCTGACGTGCATTGGCTGGAGTAGAACCATCGAGTCTTGAAAAGCAATAACCTTTGCGTATGAGAAATTTCTCAAGTATGTCCAACATCCTGAAATGGTAGTAAACTTCAAACATGGTCGATGGATCAATGGAAGGACAGAGAAAATCAGTCACAATTATAGCAAAATGTTCAGCCATCTCCAAATTTGACTCCATACACTAAAAATTCTATGACGAGATGGTAGCAGTCCCTTCAAGATTTTACTTCTCATGAAATTACAAGCATTCCCACAATATGCCACATACTATCCAGTGATACAAGGTATGCTGATGTTGAAGATTACCCGAACATACATTGTCCTGATGATTATGTATCCTTCTTTATAACTAAAGGAATGATGAGGACTACGTGGAGATCTACCTATGATGCACATGCACGTGCACATAGACACGCACATGCACAGTCTCCATAACTGAGATGATTTGGCAGGATATGCCACATCAAATAGAAAAAGCACTCAGATTAGGGAATTTGGTCTTAGTAGATACCTGACCGAGTAACTAAACAGAAGAACCTTGTCACCTTGAGAGATCCAGGAGAGCATCAACTTTTCAAGGGCCCGCATCTTGCCACAATGTTTAACATCACTCAGCCCCATGAAGTTCTCATTCTGGGTATTCCCACCCACCATATCAGTATCAGAGCCAAAAACAGCGGCGGCAAATTCagcatcttttttttgcttatcTGGTTCATCCCTAGGATTAGGCTTAATTAATTCCAGGTGATTGCTTATCTGTAAGGCAAAACGAACTGCCACATGCCATTAGCGTAAGTGCTCACAGAATATCAAGTGCTGAAAAAGAGAACTAGCATGACTGGGATTTGATCAATAGAAGTTTGGAGTGTTGAGTAAATTACAAAGTAATAGATTTAGTAGATTTCAATTTACAATTCTCCATGCTGATTTCTAGAATTGGATTtattcctccctccctcctgaACTGTGCCCACAATCATCAGGTATATGACATATGGACAACGAGAAAGGCCACAATAGGCATGAGTCATTGTCTACCAGTTTATGCATGTTCTATGAGACAAAATTTATTCATACTTCCAAAGATGGGGAGCTTATTTTGAAGAGGGCACCTCCTCTAGTCAATATCCAAAAATAGATAATCTACATTCAATGTCGCAATGAATGACCATAGATCATCCGCTCACAATGCAAATCCTATATTCCCATTTAAGACCTCAATGTGTTTTCATCCAAGAAACATACAACCAGATATCAAGCAGGATTGAATGGCtctcgtaattttttttatctcggcAGGAGGGGGGTGGGTGGTGTAACCAATTcactttagaaatagaaaaaaaattgcaagctCATTCACCTGCTGAAGCTTGATCAAGCAAGGAAGGACAAGGCAAAATGGACATGAATCACAACCCTCAGGGTTATCCCTGTGAAGGTGAGGCCAAATGATCCCATCTGGTACAGTCCTCTTGCAACATTCAACTTGACTAAGTGGGCTTCCACAACTACAAGGGATGTCCTTATTTATTAGGCACTGGATATCTGGCAACTGTAACATTCTCCTATACGCTCTCTTTTGTAATTCACTCATGGCACAGAACACAACATTATCTTCCTTACCCATCATAAGATGCCCAATAGTCTCATCTTTTGTCCTTCTCAGCATATATTTACGAAGAACTCCCACTAGGTGTTGTTTTCGCTTATCAGCAATCTGGACAAATTTTTCTGGAGCAGTGGATCGTTGACCATGCTTGAGAGGTTCATCATAGAAGTCCCTAAAATGCTCCCTCGTCCCCAAGGATCCCGGTGCGACCAaatcgaacaaattaaacagTTCCATGATCTTATTCTGCATTATTGTTCCCGTTAGACCAATACGCCTGGGGGTCTTGATATCTAAACACGATGCATAGAGCTTCGATTTCTCGTTTTTGACCCGATGTGCCTCATCAATTATCACAACCTCCCATTTAATATCAGACAAGATGCTACCATGAATTCTGTATGTGTCAAAACTGGTTATGAGTACCTCAATAGCACGAGCACCTAACTTCTCAAGAATAAGTTCACGGTTCGCACCATGATACATGGACACAGCAAAGGTTGCCcacttagaaaattcactttCCCAATTATGAATTACAGAGGTGGGGCAAATTATTAATACAGGTTCCTTCTTCTGTAATTGACCTTCCTTGGAACCCTTAAGACTATCAGATTCTGCATCTTTTCCAAAAATAGCAGCCAGAAATGCAATTGTTTGAATGGTCTTCCCAAGCCCCCTGCTCCAAAAAAGAGCACAAGATACACGTAAACTTGCTAACTGGCCTGGATCGGTATtgcaagcaaaagaaaatatgcCCAGAATTAAAATAGCTTGTGCGCACAAGCAATGATGCACATAAAAGGCATGCCTAACCTCACATTATTGCTGACATCTGGcaagaacaaaaattattttgtccATGTTACTAATATATCATTCTAAGCAACACAAAAACGAAAAGCTACTTACATGTCATCACCAAGAACACCTCCATGGTTATTCTTGTACAAACCATACAAAAATTTGACGCCCTCCCTTTGATGCTCGAGCAACCTGCAATTGATGGATGAGGGAACCTGCAAGTTAATCCACTTCATGgtcaactttcttttctttttataggtTGGGCGGTGGGGGGTTGTGATTGGAGCTAATTCATGAAAGTCAACTTTCTTCATTGGCTGGAGAATCACGTAAACAGAGCTACCAATCGACCATTTTCTCCATTTTGCCAAAGTACTATAGGACAAGATAAAGTCTTTATACTAACGCAATGGCTAATCCTCAAATTAATCAAGCCCAACAATTTTTATCATCTACACAATCACTTTACCTGAATGACTGGAACATCTCCCTCTGAAGACAAGACCAACGGTTCAAAAGGCCCGGTGTGATCAAACTGAAAGCTCGCCGACTTCGGTCTCCCAAACACCACCCTcactttctcttcctcctcctcctccttttcctctccctctccctccccatcttcttccttaacTCCAGCGCGATCCTCCTTTCCTCGGACATGCGAGGGACGCTCCTCCGAAGAGAAGGAGCCCTGAAGCCGCAGGAGCTGCTGCGAGAGAGACGATTTCGGAGGCTTCCTGAGATTTCCGAGCTCAAACTCTTGGGACAGCGAGGGCTTGGATGGGGAGGTTGAGTCGGTGGAGAAGGATGAGGAAGGGAGGCTGGAGCAGGGCTTAAGCGTCTCCTTCAAAGCGCGCAGtgacatagagagagagagagaagtgaaggAGATGGTGCAGGCAGTTTCAGGAATTCGAGCGAACTCTCAAATCAATTCGATTCGGCATTTATTTCCGCCCCCGCTGAAATCAAGACGGAGAAGGCCCggaatttcaaaaagaaaacgaaCAAACGGGTGGGTCGGTTCTTTCGTGGCGGTTCGGGTTTCATGGCTGTTTGGTAAAACCCAAGTTTTGGGCCTTTTCGGCCCATTTGGTCGtcatgtttttgtttctttactCCAATTTCGGAATGGCAATTAGGATTTAGGAAGAACCAAACACGGAATTCTCTTTTCCGGCCTAGTCCTCAATTTATCTACATATGTGGGTGACTACTAATTGCTGCTTAGGTGGGTGCACCAGTCAGCATGTGATTTTCGGGGGAGTCGCGTAGATGGATTTGCTTATGCTCTAAACTACTTGATTTGCGGCAATTTAATTTGGTGGGGTCGTAATTAAATTCCAGCTGATGACGCATTGTACCTTATATATTAAGACATTATCGAGACAAAAatggaaattaaaaatgattgattttttttcccttcccacGGTTCGTGTTACTAATAATAATGTCCTTACAATTACGAGGACATATGCAATCGGGAATTGAAGAACCTTTGGACGGTACAACCCAATCATAATGAAATGTTAACATAGGTAGGCGAAAATCATTACATGTTTTCCTAATTATAATGCTAATGCTCAAGGTAAACCTTTAAATTGGGAGCCTAGTTAATTTACGAAGCAAGTACTTCCAATCAGAAAATTCCTCAAATGATTAATTCTGGGTGGAATTTCTAGACCAGCCGTCCTAAGACAAATGTTGCATGAATCGCAAGACAAATGTCATGTGAAAACCCAAGATGAATAAATAAAACTTCATATTTCTTTTCCTCGCTAGAGAAGGGCAAAAGAAGCTGAATCACTACGACAATTCGAATTCCATTGCGCACCAAATTCTTCTCACACGATCCCAAAATCCTATTCCAAAAAGATCAAATCTcaatcatcttcctcttcaGTCCCTTCTTCTCCTTATCACCCTCCCTTCTCTTTCTAAATGGATCGAGTCCGGCTTCTATTGATTTTAGTCGCAACCCTGGCCACGTCCATCTGACCGTCGTCTCCGTTCAACCGGCGTTGCGACCTCTATCATTTCTCCAACAATAAGCACAACACCGAGGCCACTCCGTTGAGGATGTGCAGCAGCAATGTCTGGGGGTGCCCAAGAGGCTTGTCGAGATATGCTCGCCAGGCGCCATGGGGATGAGCTGGAAAGCGCTCGCGCAGAGCGAGAAGTACATAAGCTATAGCGCCCTCGAGAAGAACAGTGTCTCGTGCAACCGCAAGGGTCCGGCAAGGCCAATCCATACGGCCGGGGGATGTGGCGCCATCGTGCATTGTGCTAGATCTACTGATTGATGAGTCCTTCAAAACCTGGAGTTTGTGAGCATCCTGGCTTCGTTATGTTTATGAGAATCCTTCCTTGGAACTAATAAATTCGCAAAAACATATAAGCTTTGACACCAAGCTCGAATTTTGGGCCCAAATCTGTAAGGCCCGCTCGGTAACATGTTTTAATAAAGCCCATCTATCATAAAACTAATACCATTGGGCCCACAAAGTCCATCGATGGGATGCTTGGCGAGTTATGAGTTTTTGACggagttttttatttatttataaaataccATGATAAATATCGATAATCGATTAACTCGAAACATGAAAGGAAGTTGAGCTTATAATATAAATCATGTGATAGTTTGGTATCTCTAAATTACGAAAATCGTAAGGTCGATGCAACGGACCTTGTGTTTGATAATGctttctgaagcaaaaaataaaaataaaaaaatctcgtTTAAGGATTAAAATTATCGAAATTcattctaaaaaaaaggaaggaagaagaattcATGAAAGAAGAGAGTGGAATGGCcaaattcatgaaaaaggaGCCTCCGTCCCATGATTATTTAAAGGGGAGAAATCACGAGGATGACTAAACTAATGTTCCTCGAACTTTCGTAGGTTGAATGGAAGGAGAATCTTACACATTCCCCGCATGTTcaacacatttatcccaaagaACTCGGTAATCTCTCCTGATCTGGAAACCTAGTTATAGTTTTTTTcttggtcataaaaaaaaaatttcatttcatttattttgttattgtaaatgtatttatcgatcattttttttaattatcaaagaaatatatatataacttcAGGACAAAGATAatcttaattgttttttttgttttttctttccttttccttttgcctttttacCGATGGCTAGTCACAAGCGATAGCCAACATGGGTAATGCCCAGAGAGGgctaggcaagggtcgcctcGCCCAATTTGGCAAAGGTTGCCCCGCTAGCTACAAGCAAGGGACAGCCTCGCTTAGGCAAAGCGACCCTCGCACGGTGTCCGGCGAGGGTCTTCGGGCCCTCACTAACCTCGACAAAAATaacagagaagaaaaataaataaacaattagCAAAAAGTTTATATTTCGGTGCGGTTCTATGTAGctaaaattagttggatggacTACATTCACAAATTGCCCGATTAAATTTTTCAAGTTAAAAGATTTTGAACTGAATTGACGagtgcaataaatttttttgatttttctttttactgattTTTCCTAGAAAATTAAATGGCATTGCGCGGGGCCCATTTAGGTCGTGGCTTCTTAAAATGGAGATTTGTGCTGAGCGAACGTGAGAATACGTGCAGCTAGCAATCCTCACTATTTACAGGTTGCAGCCAATTTGCTACTACTTTTCTAATATGATAACTTACCGATTGTCTTAAAAGTTCAAACTATTAATTTCTATAGCTTCAAGATTATACtaagtaatttttttcacaGTGACTAGCAAATTTTCATATTAAAAGACGTATGCATCCGTTTCGGTATAATTCCATATTCAGAAATTGGAATACGAGAAGGTAATTTTCTAAGATCTTTGGTATGATTAGTTGGTctgaaagaggaaaaggagcTTTCGATTATTAGAAAACGGTGAATTTTCCACGTAGTTGAAACTAAGAATTGGagaaattatttatatttagatATATAGTAATGAACATTACATCAACCTATTCATATGTTTTAGCATTTGTGAGATCATTATCTAAGgaaatcaaataaacaaaaacaccgaatataatcaatcaaaatcaatcgagTCTATGCAATATCGAGGAGATATATGCATAAACCCGAGTAATACATGAAATCGGAAGAAATATCTTAAATATCTATGGAATATATTCAAATATCCTTAACGTGGTGAAAAATTTTAAGCTTCAATGTATCATGCAATTACAAGTTTCGTCTTACCTTTGGTAGGTAATTCTTCTTACATTAGAAAAGTAACCTTGAGGTCACGATAAATTAGCAAGTTCTTTGATAGAATAGTAAGTTTTTGTTCATAAGAAAAATAGTACATGTGGTAAATATAAAGTTCCTCAAAGTGGCTAATGACTTCTCACATTACAAGCAATAGTAATTTCATTGCGGTCAATGTCTTTCTTATATTGAAAAAATGTAATCGATAATTTTTTCCGTAATTACTTagtttgaattaatgaaagtaaCTTCCGACCTAGCCAAATGGTATGTTCCCAATGTCGATAGCTTCTTGCTGCATAAACGTTTTAAGTTTAACCATTTAAATGATCAGTAATGCTTCAATTATATAAGTGTACATGCATACATCACTTTCTATAACGACAATGACCGATAAAAATCTCGGGTCTGCCAGGAGTGGAGAATAACCCAACGACCGGATAAATCTTGACGAGAATACCAACCCTCTCTTGATGCAATGTACTCATCCGATTAGCAATATAAGTAGGCGATTAGTTACCATCAAAGAATCAATATGGTTGTAACTCGCCAGTTGGTCCTGTAAATTCTCTAATGATTTATTATGAAAATGGGATAAATtttcgttt is a genomic window containing:
- the LOC115752361 gene encoding switch 2 isoform X2, translated to MFQSFRLLEHQREGVKFLYGLYKNNHGGVLGDDMGLGKTIQTIAFLAAIFGKDAESDSLKGSKEGQLQKKEPVLIICPTSVIHNWESEFSKWATFAVSMYHGANRELILEKLGARAIEVLITSFDTYRIHGSILSDIKWEVVIIDEAHRVKNEKSKLYASCLDIKTPRRIGLTGTIMQNKIMELFNLFDLVAPGSLGTREHFRDFYDEPLKHGQRSTAPEKFVQIADKRKQHLVGVLRKYMLRRTKDETIGHLMMGKEDNVVFCAMSELQKRAYRRMLQLPDIQCLINKDIPCSCGSPLSQVECCKRTVPDGIIWPHLHRDNPEGCDSCPFCLVLPCLIKLQQISNHLELIKPNPRDEPDKQKKDAEFAAAVFGSDTDMVGGNTQNENFMGLSDVKHCGKMRALEKLMLSWISQGDKVLLFSYSVRMLDILEKFLIRKGYCFSRLDGSTPANARQTLVDDFNSSPSKQVFLISTRAGGLGLNLVSANRVVIFDPNWNPAHDLQAQDRSFRFGQKRHVLVFRLLAAGSLEELVYSRQVYKQQLSNIAVSGKMEKRYFEGVQDCKEFRGELFGICNLFHDLSDKLFTSEIIELHGGQSLESETHLDAKQKSPEWANSDVPQEEVSTTMISKNRKPYDRQKPMTSKPTLEDLGVVYAHRNEEIVNFGPGIQINPEVNMTQNDKQLSVHLKSKRKPSHDGVETEASTTRNWKKDQFKLLAQFKGMNEIEFSKWLVSATPSEREKVLHDFKETRQKIPKG
- the LOC115752361 gene encoding switch 2 isoform X1, with the translated sequence MSLRALKETLKPCSSLPSSSFSTDSTSPSKPSLSQEFELGNLRKPPKSSLSQQLLRLQGSFSSEERPSHVRGKEDRAGVKEEDGEGEGEEKEEEEEEKVRVVFGRPKSASFQFDHTGPFEPLVLSSEGDVPVIQVPSSINCRLLEHQREGVKFLYGLYKNNHGGVLGDDMGLGKTIQTIAFLAAIFGKDAESDSLKGSKEGQLQKKEPVLIICPTSVIHNWESEFSKWATFAVSMYHGANRELILEKLGARAIEVLITSFDTYRIHGSILSDIKWEVVIIDEAHRVKNEKSKLYASCLDIKTPRRIGLTGTIMQNKIMELFNLFDLVAPGSLGTREHFRDFYDEPLKHGQRSTAPEKFVQIADKRKQHLVGVLRKYMLRRTKDETIGHLMMGKEDNVVFCAMSELQKRAYRRMLQLPDIQCLINKDIPCSCGSPLSQVECCKRTVPDGIIWPHLHRDNPEGCDSCPFCLVLPCLIKLQQISNHLELIKPNPRDEPDKQKKDAEFAAAVFGSDTDMVGGNTQNENFMGLSDVKHCGKMRALEKLMLSWISQGDKVLLFSYSVRMLDILEKFLIRKGYCFSRLDGSTPANARQTLVDDFNSSPSKQVFLISTRAGGLGLNLVSANRVVIFDPNWNPAHDLQAQDRSFRFGQKRHVLVFRLLAAGSLEELVYSRQVYKQQLSNIAVSGKMEKRYFEGVQDCKEFRGELFGICNLFHDLSDKLFTSEIIELHGGQSLESETHLDAKQKSPEWANSDVPQEEVSTTMISKNRKPYDRQKPMTSKPTLEDLGVVYAHRNEEIVNFGPGIQINPEVNMTQNDKQLSVHLKSKRKPSHDGVETEASTTRNWKKDQFKLLAQFKGMNEIEFSKWLVSATPSEREKVLHDFKETRQKIPKG